A single region of the Neodiprion pinetum isolate iyNeoPine1 chromosome 5, iyNeoPine1.2, whole genome shotgun sequence genome encodes:
- the LOC124220467 gene encoding insulin-degrading enzyme-like → MEELCQSINTSQRKATIYSQQRLLGINDRIRFNDIIKSPNDKRLYRGLILPNDMRVLLISDSTTDKSAASLNVEVGSMNDPIQLPGLAHFCEHLLFLGTEAYPAENDYTKYIYDHGGTCNASTGDDFTNYYFDVNPENLPGALDRFSQIFVNPLFTESAIERELNVVDLEHESNLMDDKWRIRQLHKSLANPMHPYSKFGTGNKETLGTIPRQLDINIRDELLKFHETWYSASIMTLSVIGKENLDELEALVTTIFTNLQNFDVHSTSWIVHPFSDLQTRVYAVPIKDVRYLSIMFPLPDMGEYFSSTSVHYISHLLGHEGKGSLLSALKTHNWSNSLQAEHGRGARGFKFFNINLDLTENGLRNVSDIVWLTFQYINLMKEEGPIPWIFEECKKMRNINFRYEEKSSPCDLVNSTVRCLREYPAREVLTGPRLSNEWNPDLIEELLTYLTPRYVRISVVARWCKNMTNETETWYGTEYMIEKIPHDIVVDWKDAGLSGILRLPAENEFIPTNFELKPREPDANKFPVIIEDTALMRVWFKQDDEFLLPKANLRFNFVSSFTSIDPVNCNLGYIFVDLFYDSLNEYTYAARLAGLCWSLSHNDYGMTLTIEGYNDKQRILLEKIVDEMANFKVNPRLFQTFKESYIRSLKNMKADPPYYRADYHMGVLLSETKWTVDDLLKSTSLLTAENLQHYIKQMLSKVHIECLIHGNVTKSEALDMVKIFEFKLINALPQFSPLLPRQLIRCQQVKLDDGCNFLYDVGNRLHKSSCVQVYYQCGVETIESNVLSELLNQIIFEPYFDTIRTKEQLGYIVYISVRRINGAQGLKFTVQSDKHPQYVDQRIEAFLEAMLNQLVDMPEEEFSSHKDALATKKLEKPTMLGTLTSLFWSEIWEQRYNFDRANMEVSYMRTVTKEMVIKFYKDVLTNSGSTRCKLSVHVVSMAEGGAGHTTINVPENRSPPSSESRINTVCRINDAAMFRSTQASYPLVKPFIDVPKKI, encoded by the exons ATGGAGGAACTATGTCAAAGTATCAATACCAGTCAGAGAAAAGCGACTATTTACTCCCA ACAAAGGTTGCTCGGGATAAACGATCGAATACGCTTTAATGATATAATCAAATCTCCGAACGACAAAAGACTTTACAGAGGTCTGATATTACCGAATGATATGAGGGTACTACTGATAAGCGATTCAACGACTGACAAAAGCGCTGCATCTCTCAACGTTGAAGTCG GAAGTATGAATGACCCCATACAATTACCAGGTCTGGCACACTTTTGCGAGCACTTGCTTTTTCTTGGAACAGAGGCATATCCAGCGGAGAATGATTATACGAAATACATCTACGACCATGGTGGAACATGTAACGCATCTACCGGCGACGATTTCACCAATTACTACTTTGATGTAAACCCCGAAAATTTACCCGGGGCCTTGGACCggttttctcagatttttgtGAACCCATTGTTCACCGAGTCAGCCATCGAGAGGGAATTGAATGTTGTTGATCTTGAGCATGAATCAAACCTAATGGACGATAAATGGCGAATTAGGCAGTTACATAAATCATTGGCAAATCCCATGCACCCGTACTCGAAATTTGGAACGGGAAATAAAGAGACGTTGGGCACAATCCCGAGGCAGCTTGATATCAACATCAGAGACGAACTgttgaaatttcacgaaacgTGGTATTCAGCCAGCATCATGACGCTCAGCGTAATTGGAAAAG aaaatctcGATGAATTGGAAGCTCTAGTTACTACAATTTTTACTAATCTGCAAAATTTTGATGTTCATTCAACATCCTGGATCGTCCATCCATTCTCTGATCTTCAAACAAGAGTGTACGCCGTACCCATAAAGGATGTCAGATATCTCAGCATAATGTTCCCGTTACCTGACATGGGAGAATATTTCAGCTCTACA TCGGTGCATTATATCTCGCATCTTCTTGGACATGAAGGTAAAGGTTCTCTGTTGTCTGCATTGAAAACCCATAATTGGAGTAATTCCTTACAAGCTGAACATGGAAGAGGAGCTAGaggtttcaagttttttaacATCAATCTTGACCTAACGGAAAATGGACTAAGAAACGTCAGTGATATTGTCTGGTTGACGTTTCAATACATTAATTTGATGAAAGAAGAAGGTCCTATTCCGTGGATTTTTGAA gaatgcaaaaaaatGCGGAATATAAATTTCCGTTACGAGGAGAAATCGTCACCTTGTGATTTAGTCAACTCAACTGTACGTTGTTTGCGAGAATACCCCGCGCGGGAAGTCTTGACAGGACCTCGGTTGTCCAACGAATGGAATCCGGACTTGATTGAGGAACTACTGACTTATCTGACTCCAAGATACGTAAGAATCTCTGTCGTAGCTCGGTGGTGTAAGAATATGACTAATGAAACGGAAACCTGGTATGGAACCGAGTATATGATAGAAAAAATACCACATGACATTGTTGTGGACTGGAAGGATGCAGGTCTGAGCGGGATCCTACGACTTCCAGCTGAAAACGAATTCATACCAACAAATTTTGAGCTAAAGCCACGAGAGCCTGAC GCGAACAAATTCCCAGTAATTATTGAAGACACAGCGCTGATGCGAGTTTGGTTCAAGCAAGATGATGAATTTCTCTTGCCTAAAGCTAATCTTAGATTCAATTTTGTTAG TTCTTTCACAAGCATCGATCCAGTTAATTGCAATCTGGGATACATATTCGTGGACCTGTTCTACGATTCATTGAACGAATATACTTATGCTGCCCGTCTTGCAGGACTCTGTTGGTCTCTTAGTCATAACGATTACGGAATGACC TTAACAATCGAGGGCTATAACGACAAACAGCGAATTTTGCTCGAGAAAATCGTTGATGAGATGGCCAATTTTAAAGTAAATCCGCGTCTATTCCAAACCTTTAAAGAAAGT TATATTAGGAgtctgaaaaatatgaaagctGACCCGCCTTACTATCGTGCTGACTACCACATGGGGGTTTTGCTGTCAGAGACTAAATGGACCGTAGATGATTTGCTGAAATCAACTTCAC TATTGACAGCGGAAAACTTACAACATTATATAAAACAGATGCTAAGTAAGGTGCACATTGAATGTTTAATACATGGAAACGTGACCAAGTCGGAAGCGTTAGATATggtcaaaatatttgaatttaaattgatCAACGCGTTGCCACAATTCTCACCGCTACTACCACGACAATTAATTCGATGTCAACAGGTGAAATTAGATGATG GTTGTAACTTTCTTTACGATGTCGGTAATAGATTGCACAAAAGTTCCTGCGTCCAAGTGTACTACCAATGTGGTGTTGAGACGATAGAGTCGAACGTACTCTCGGAGCTCCTGAatcaaataatatttgaacCCTACTTTGATACCATTAGAACCAAAGAACAGCTTGGCTACATCGTTTACATCAGTGTACGACGAATAAATGGTGCGCAAGGTCTGAAATTTACTGTGCAAAGTGACAAACATCCTCAGTATGTTGATCAAAGAATAGAAGCATTTTTGGAAGCGATGTTG AACCAGTTAGTTGATATGCCGGAAGAAGAATTCTCAAGTCACAAAGACGCCTTAGCTAcgaaaaaattggagaaacCGACAATGCTGGGCACTCTGACGAGTTTGTTCTGGTCTGAAATATGGGAGCAACGATACAATTTCGACAGGGCTAACATGGAAGTATCCTACATGAGAACTGTAACGAAAGAAATggttatcaaattttataag gaTGTCCTTACGAATTCAGGTTCGACTAGATGTAAACTTTCGGTACATGTAGTTTCAATGGCTGAAGGCGGAGCTGGACATACAACGATCAACGTCCCGGAAAATAGATCACCTCCATCCTCGGAATCACGTATAAATACCGTTTGTAGAATTAATGACGCAGCGATGTTTCGTTCAACCCAAGCGTCGTATCCTTTGGTAAAGCCATTTATTGATGTAccaaagaaaatttga
- the LOC124220470 gene encoding insulin-degrading enzyme-like has translation MEELCQSINTSQRKATIYSQQRLLGINDRIRFNDIIKSPNDKRLYRGLILPNDMRVLLISDSTTDKSAASLNVEVGSMNDPIQLPGLAHFCEHMLFLGTEAYPAENGYTKYIYDHGGKCNASTGDDFTNYYFDVNPENLPGALDRFSQIFVNPLFTESAIERELNVIDLEHESNLMDDKWRIRQLHKSLANPMHPYSKFGTGNKETLGTIPRQLDINIRDELLKFHETWYSASIMSLSVIGKESLDELEALVTTYFTNLENFNVHLTTWINHPFSHLRTRVYAVPIKDVRYLSIMFPLPDMGEYFSSTSVHYISHLLGHEGKGSLLSALKTYNWGNSLQAEYGRGARGFKFFNINLDLTENGLENVDTIVWLTFQYINLIKKGGPIPWIFEECKKMRNINFRYEEKSSPCDLVNSTVRCLREYPAREVLTGPRLSNEWNPDLIKDLLDYLSPIYVRIFVVARWCKNMTNETETWYGTEYMIEKIPVAIVMDMMDAILSGILCLPAENEFIPTNFELKPREPDANKFPVIIEDTALMRVWFKQDDEFLLPKANLRFNFVSSFTSIDPVNCNLGYIFVDLFYDSLNEYTYAARLAGLCWSLSHNDYGMTLTIEGYNDKQRILLEKIVDEMANFKVNPRLFQTFKESYIRSLKNMKADPPYYRADYHMGVLLSETKWTVDDLLKSTSLLTAENLQHYIKQMLSKVHIECLIHGNVTKSEALDMVKIFEFKLINALPQFSPLLPRQLIRCRHVKLDDGCNFLYDVGNRLHKSSCVQVYYQCGVETIESNVLSELLNQIIFEPYFDTIRTKEQLGYIVYISVRRINGAQGLKFTVQSDKHPQYVDQRIEAFLEAMLNQLVDMPEEEFSSHKDALATKKLEKPTMLGTLTSLFWSEIWEQRYNFDRANMEVSYMRTVTKEMVIKFYKDVLTNSGSTRCKLSVHVVSMAKGGAGRTRINDTENRSSPSSESRLNTVCRINDPVMFHSTQASYPLVKPFIDVPKKI, from the exons ATGGAGGAACTATGTCAAAGTATCAATACCAGTCAGAGAAAAGCGACTATTTACTCCCA ACAAAGGTTGCTCGGGATAAACGATCGAATACGCTTTAATGATATAATCAAATCTCCGAACGACAAAAGACTTTACAGAGGTCTGATATTACCGAATGATATGAGGGTACTACTGATAAGCGATTCAACGACTGACAAAAGCGCTGCATCTCTCAACGTTGAAGTCG GAAGTATGAATGACCCCATACAATTACCAGGTCTGGCACACTTTTGCGAGCACATGCTTTTTCTTGGAACAGAGGCATATCCAGCGGAGAATGGTTATACGAAATACATCTACGACCATGGTGGAAAATGTAACGCATCTACCGGCGACGATTTCACCAATTACTACTTTGATGTAAACCCCGAAAATTTACCCGGGGCCTTGGACCggttttctcagatttttgtGAACCCATTGTTCACCGAGTCAGCCATCGAGAGGGAATTGAATGTTATTGATCTTGAGCATGAATCAAACCTAATGGACGATAAATGGCGAATTAGGCAGTTACATAAATCATTGGCAAATCCCATGCACCCGTACTCGAAATTTGGAACGGGAAATAAAGAGACGTTGGGCACAATCCCGAGGCAGCTTGATATCAACATCAGAGACGAACTgttgaaatttcacgaaacgTGGTATTcagccagcatcatgtcgCTCAGCGTAATTGGAAAAG aaaGTCTCGATGAATTGGAAGCTCTAGTTACTACATATTTTACTAATCTGGAAAATTTTAATGTTCATTTAACAACCTGGATCAACCATCCATTCTCTCATCTTCGAACAAGAGTGTACGCCGTACCCATAAAGGATGTCAGATATCTCAGCATAATGTTCCCGTTACCTGACATGGGAGAATATTTCAGCTCTACA TCGGTGCATTATATCTCGCATCTTCTTGGACATGAAGGTAAAGGTTCTCTGTTGTCTGCGTTGAAAACCTATAATTGGGGTAATTCCTTACAAGCTGAATATGGAAGAGGAGCTAGaggtttcaagttttttaacATCAATCTTGACCTAACGGAAAATGGACTAGAAAATGTCGATACTATTGTGTGGTTGACGTTTCAATACattaatttgattaaaaaaggAGGTCCTATTCCGTGGATTTTTGAA gaatgcaaaaaaatgcgaaatatAAATTTCCGTTACGAGGAGAAATCGTCACCTTGTGATTTAGTCAACTCAACTGTACGTTGTTTGCGAGAATACCCCGCGCGGGAAGTCTTGACAGGACCTCGGTTGTCCAACGAATGGAATCCGGACTTGATTAAGGATCTACTGGATTATCTGAGTCCAATATACGTTAGAATCTTTGTCGTAGCTCGGTGGTGTAAGAATATGACTAATGAAACGGAAACCTGGTATGGAACCGAGTATATGATAGAAAAAATACCAGTTGCCATTGTTATGGACATGATGGATGCAATTCTAAGCGGGATCCTATGTCTTCCAGCTGAAAACGAATTTATACCAACAAATTTTGAGCTGAAGCCACGAGAGCCTGAC GCGAACAAATTCCCAGTAATTATTGAAGACACAGCGCTGATGCGAGTTTGGTTCAAGCAAGATGATGAATTTCTCTTGCCTAAAGCTAATCTTAGATTCAATTTTGTTAG TTCTTTCACAAGCATCGATCCAGTTAATTGCAATCTGGGATACATATTCGTGGACCTGTTCTACGATTCATTGAACGAATATACTTATGCTGCCCGTCTTGCAGGACTCTGTTGGTCTCTTAGTCATAACGATTACGGAATGACC TTAACAATCGAGGGCTATAACGACAAACAGCGAATTTTGCTCGAGAAAATCGTTGATGAGATGGCCAATTTTAAAGTAAATCCGCGTCTATTCCAAACCTTTAAAGAAAGT TATATTAGGAgtctgaaaaatatgaaagctGACCCGCCTTACTATCGTGCTGACTACCACATGGGGGTTTTGCTGTCAGAGACTAAATGGACCGTAGATGATTTGCTGAAATCAACTTCAC TATTGACAGCGGAAAACTTACAACATTATATAAAACAGATGCTAAGTAAGGTGCACATTGAATGTTTAATACATGGAAATGTGACCAAGTCGGAAGCGTTAGATATggtcaaaatatttgaatttaaattgatCAACGCGTTGCCACAATTCTCACCGCTACTACCACGACAATTAATTCGATGTCGACATGTGAAATTAGATGATG GTTGTAACTTTCTTTACGATGTCGGTAATAGATTGCACAAAAGTTCCTGCGTCCAAGTGTACTACCAATGTGGTGTTGAGACGATAGAGTCGAACGTACTCTCGGAGCTCCTGAatcaaataatatttgaacCCTACTTTGATACCATTAGAACCAAAGAACAGCTTGGCTACATCGTTTACATCAGTGTACGACGAATAAATGGTGCGCAAGGTCTGAAATTTACTGTGCAAAGTGACAAACATCCTCAGTATGTTGATCAAAGAATAGAAGCATTTTTGGAAGCGATGTTG AACCAGTTAGTTGATATGCCGGAAGAAGAATTCTCAAGTCACAAAGACGCCTTAGCTAcgaaaaaattggagaaacCGACAATGCTGGGCACTCTGACGAGTTTGTTCTGGTCTGAAATATGGGAGCAACGATACAATTTCGACAGGGCTAACATGGAAGTATCCTACATGAGAACTGTAACGAAAGAAATggttatcaaattttataag gaTGTCCTTACGAATTCAGGTTCGACTAGATGTAAACTTTCGGTACATGTAGTTTCAATGGCTAAAGGCGGAGCTGGGCGTACAAGGATCAACGACACGGAAAATAGATCATCTCCATCCTCGGAATCACGTCTAAATACCGTTTGTAGAATTAATGACCCAGTGATGTTTCATTCAACCCAAGCGTCGTATCCTTTGGTAAAGCCATTTATTGATGTAccaaagaaaatttga